The genomic DNA CACCGCAAGCGTCTTCTCCCCACCTACGACGTTTTCGACGAGTCCCGATACTTCCGGCCGGGTCCTCCGGCGCGAGCCATCCCCTTCCGGGGGAGCCGGGTCGGGGTCGCCATCTGCGAGGACGCGTGGAACGATCCCAGCTTCGCCGCGGAGCCGCGCTATCCCCACAACCCGATCGAAGAGCTGGTCCGCGACGGCGCGACGCTGATCGTCAATCCCTCGGCGTCGCCCTTTCACCGCCGCAAGCAGCTCGACCGCTTCGAACGATTCAGCCGTCTCGCCCGGGCCTGGGCGCTTCCATCCGTCTTCGTCGGCCAGGTGGGCGCCAACGACGAGCTGATCTTCGACGGGCACAGCCTGGCGGTGGACGCTTCGGGCCGCCCGATCGCCTCGCTGACGCCGTTCGAAGAAGAGGTTCGTGTGGTCGACACGGCGGCCCCCGGCGTCGACGAACGGCCGCACGTGCTCGCCGAGCAGGAATCGATTCGGCGCGCCCTCGTTCTCGGCGTGCGGGACTACGTGCGGAAGTGCGGGTTCGACTCGGCGGTGCTCGGACTTTCGGGCGGCGTCGACTCGGCGTTGACCGCTTGCATCGCGGTGGACGCGCTCGGGCCCGACCGCGTCCGCGGCGTGACCATGCCGATGCGGTGGTCCTCCCGGGGATCGGTCGACGATTCTCTGGAGCTGTCGCGCCGCCTCGGAATCCGCTGCGACGTGGTGCCGATCCACGATGTGTTCGACGCCTTCCAGAGGGCCCTGGCCGCGGCGTTCGAGGGGCGTCCCGCGGACGTCACGGAGGAGAATCTCCAGGCGAGGATTCGCGGAACGATCCTGATGTCCTACTCGAACAAGCTTGGCGCCCTCCTGCTCACGACCGGAAACAAGAGCGAGCTCGCCGTCGGGTACTGCACCCTCTACGGGGACATGAGCGGGGGGCTCGCCGTGATCAGCGATCTGCTGAAGACCTCCGTGTACCGGCTCGCGGAGTGGTACAACCGCGCCGAAGAGCGCATCCCCGCGCCGATTCTCCGGAAAGCTCCCTCCGCGGAACTGCGGCCTGGCCAGAAGGACCAGGACACCCTCCCGCCCTACGAGATCCTCGACGCGATCCTCGAGCGCTACATCGAGCGGCAGCAATCGGCCGAGGAGATCGTCGACGCCGGCTACGATGCGGAGACGGTGCGATGGGTGATCCGCGCCGTGGACCGGAACGAGTACAAGCGGCGGCAGGCACCGCCGGGCCTGCGGGTCACCCCGAAGGCCTTCGGAACGGGACGGCGCATGCCGATCGCCGCCCGCTTCTGACGCCGGTCCGCCGGATCCGGGAAGACGAGACGCGGAGGATGACGGAGCGGCAGGAGGAAACGGAAATGAAGCGCTGGATCGACCTCGGAGCGCGGGTCCTGCTCGGGCTGATCTTCTTCGTCTTCGGACTGAACGGCTTCCTGCACTTCCTGCCGATGCCCGAGCTGGCGGGGCCGGCGCGCTCGATGATGGAGGCGCTCGCCGGGACCGGCTACTTCTTCCCCGTTCTGAAGCTGGTGGAGACGATCTCCGGCGCGGCCCTCCTCGCGGATCTCTTCGTTCCGCTGGCCCTCGTGCTCCTGGCGCCGGTCGTGGTGCAGATCGCGCTGTTCCACCTCTTTCTCGACCCGGCCGGCCTCCCCCTGGCCGCCGTGATCGTCGTCCTCGAGGCCTATCTCGGATTCGGGGTGTACCGGGAGCGATTCGCCGGCGTCCTGCGGCCGCGATGACGGTGAGGGCCGGCGCCCGGAACGGAGCGCGGCGGAGAACCCGACGCGACCCTGACGCGCCGCATCGTCCTTCGGAGGGGCCCGGTGCCCGGGGCAGCGGCGCGGCGCCCGGTGGTGGAGCCAGAGGCCGGACTTGAACCGGCGACCTGCTGATTACGAATCAGCTGCTCTACCACTGAGCTACTCTGGCCCGGCGGCGCGCGCCCGGAACGCGGGGCTCCGGCGGCGCGCGATTCTAGCGCCCTCCTCCGCCGCGCCGCCAGCCTCCTGCCTTTGGTATTCTCGCACCCCATGCCGAACCGCAGATTGAGGCTTCTCGACCGCTATCCGGGCGCGACCCAGTGGTCGGACGACGTGACGGTCGTCGGCCACGGGATGACGGTGGAAGGGGAGCTGTCCTCGGAGGGCACCATCGTCATCGCCGGGCGCGTGGTCGGCCCGGTCTCCTCGGGAACCCTGGTCCGCGTCATGCAGGGAGCGGTCGTCGAGGGTTCGATCCGGGCGAAGTGCGTGCTGGTCGAAGGGGCGGTCGACGGGGAGATCGGCGTCCAGGACCAGTTCGAGCTCGCGGAGAGCGGACGGGTCCGGGGGGACGTCACCGGACCCCGGATCGCCGTCGCCGAAGGCGCCTATCTCAAGGGGCGGCTGCGGGCCACCGCCGGAACGGTCCACCGCTTCCGGGAGCGCCGGAACCGATAGGCAGGACCCGGCCCGCCGCGCTCGCGTCCGGAGCCGTTCGGGGCCGTTCCCGCAGGCGGCCCGCCCTCTTCCCGAACCCTATATTCGCCTCGATGACCGGCTCGATGCCGCGCTTCCGGATCGAGGTCCCGCTCCCGCGGCGCTGGCTGCTGGCGAGGACCGCCGTGGCAGCCCTTTTCGCGGCCGCGCTCGCCGCCCTCGCCGCGAGCGCCTCCGGGCCCCCAGCTCGCGCACTGGCCGTCGGGGGTGGGGTCCTCTTCGCCGCGTTGGCCCGCGACTCCTGGCGCCTGCGGCGCTCCCGGTCACCGCTGGTGGTGGACCAGGACGGGTTGGTTCTCGGGTGCCGGGGAGGGGGGTCGAGGATCGACTGGGGAGAGCTGCGGTCCGTGCGCCTGCGGAAGCGCTTCGGGCGCCGCCTCGTCGTCCTCCGGCTCGGCGGGCTTCCCGTTCGCGAGGTCGCCCTCCACCCGTCCTGGCTGGGCGACGTGCCGCCCGAATGGTGGGCGGGTTCGCTCGAGATCCTCCGTCGCCGCGCGCGGCATGCCCGGGCGGCCGCGGCCCCCGGCGCGTGGGGCGCGGAGGCCCGCCCGGGGCGGAATCCAGCGCCGGCGAGGCGAGCCGCCGCCGCGTTCCGGCCG from Acidobacteriota bacterium includes the following:
- a CDS encoding NAD+ synthase is translated as MRIAIAQLDPTVGDVEGNLERLRRAAARIAPGEADLLVTPELFLAGYPPRDLLLHAWFVERLERAEEAVLALSRERPDLGFLVGTVQRADGPGAPGLYNAAVLVHAGSVLGRHRKRLLPTYDVFDESRYFRPGPPARAIPFRGSRVGVAICEDAWNDPSFAAEPRYPHNPIEELVRDGATLIVNPSASPFHRRKQLDRFERFSRLARAWALPSVFVGQVGANDELIFDGHSLAVDASGRPIASLTPFEEEVRVVDTAAPGVDERPHVLAEQESIRRALVLGVRDYVRKCGFDSAVLGLSGGVDSALTACIAVDALGPDRVRGVTMPMRWSSRGSVDDSLELSRRLGIRCDVVPIHDVFDAFQRALAAAFEGRPADVTEENLQARIRGTILMSYSNKLGALLLTTGNKSELAVGYCTLYGDMSGGLAVISDLLKTSVYRLAEWYNRAEERIPAPILRKAPSAELRPGQKDQDTLPPYEILDAILERYIERQQSAEEIVDAGYDAETVRWVIRAVDRNEYKRRQAPPGLRVTPKAFGTGRRMPIAARF
- a CDS encoding DoxX family protein, whose amino-acid sequence is MKRWIDLGARVLLGLIFFVFGLNGFLHFLPMPELAGPARSMMEALAGTGYFFPVLKLVETISGAALLADLFVPLALVLLAPVVVQIALFHLFLDPAGLPLAAVIVVLEAYLGFGVYRERFAGVLRPR
- a CDS encoding polymer-forming cytoskeletal protein, with protein sequence MPNRRLRLLDRYPGATQWSDDVTVVGHGMTVEGELSSEGTIVIAGRVVGPVSSGTLVRVMQGAVVEGSIRAKCVLVEGAVDGEIGVQDQFELAESGRVRGDVTGPRIAVAEGAYLKGRLRATAGTVHRFRERRNR